The Chryseolinea soli genome contains a region encoding:
- a CDS encoding LON peptidase substrate-binding domain-containing protein, producing the protein MSEVAHIPVFPLSILPLPGELVPLHIFEPRYRQLLHDAEVNDVSFGIYFSHESNEQKIGSLMKLESIIKRYPGGETDIIVRCEDIFSLDMLLRTYKTKLYPGGHVRFWNVEVNAFPDHELYDLFLHYLKLRNITQHFNVFNLFQVANELNLDLGDRYKFLTTPEDRREAFLLNRMKFQVHILEQEERSKDNFHLN; encoded by the coding sequence ATGTCCGAAGTTGCACACATCCCCGTGTTTCCCCTGTCGATCTTGCCGTTGCCGGGAGAACTGGTGCCTCTCCATATTTTCGAGCCCCGGTACCGGCAGCTTTTGCACGACGCGGAGGTGAACGACGTCTCTTTCGGCATTTATTTCAGCCACGAAAGCAACGAACAAAAGATCGGGTCGCTCATGAAGCTGGAAAGCATCATCAAGCGATATCCGGGTGGCGAAACGGACATCATTGTGCGGTGCGAGGATATTTTTAGCCTCGACATGCTGCTGCGAACCTATAAAACCAAGCTGTATCCCGGTGGCCATGTCCGGTTTTGGAACGTGGAGGTAAACGCATTCCCCGATCACGAGCTCTACGACCTTTTTCTTCACTATTTAAAGCTGCGAAACATCACCCAGCACTTTAATGTTTTCAATCTTTTCCAGGTGGCTAATGAATTGAACCTGGATTTGGGTGACCGCTATAAATTTCTGACCACCCCCGAAGACCGCCGGGAGGCTTTTTTGTTGAACCGGATGAAATTCCAGGTGCACATCCTCGAGCAGGAGGAGCGGAGCAAGGATAATTTTCATCTAAATTAA
- a CDS encoding adenine phosphoribosyltransferase, with protein MQLSEKIKNSIRDIQDYPKPGVLFRDITPLLANPVLVREMVQQLIKDYAGQKIDAIASTEARGFIFGSVLAYELGCPFIPVRKSGKLPYKTRSQSYALEYGTASIEMHTDAIQPGWRVLVHDDLLATGGTAGATADLVQALGGVVVGFSFIINLSFLPGEKNLKERFGLPPHYLASY; from the coding sequence ATGCAGCTTTCCGAAAAGATCAAAAATTCCATTCGCGACATCCAGGATTATCCCAAGCCGGGCGTGTTGTTCAGGGACATTACACCACTGCTGGCCAACCCGGTGTTGGTGAGGGAAATGGTGCAGCAGCTCATCAAGGATTATGCGGGCCAGAAGATCGATGCCATTGCTTCCACGGAGGCGCGGGGTTTTATTTTCGGGTCGGTTCTCGCCTATGAGTTGGGTTGCCCGTTTATACCGGTCCGTAAAAGCGGTAAGCTTCCCTACAAAACCCGGTCGCAAAGCTACGCGCTTGAATATGGCACGGCCAGCATCGAAATGCACACCGACGCGATACAGCCCGGCTGGCGCGTGCTGGTGCACGACGACCTGTTGGCCACGGGCGGCACCGCCGGCGCAACGGCCGACCTTGTTCAAGCCTTGGGCGGCGTGGTGGTGGGATTCTCTTTTATCATTAACCTCAGCTTTCTGCCGGGAGAAAAAAATTTAAAGGAGCGTTTTGGCCTGCCGCCACATTATTTGGCCAGCTATTAA
- a CDS encoding DapH/DapD/GlmU-related protein — MLSLSHYLENFAALFPRHVNEDPWTFCANIQSLLTERLKGLSTDYVVKGHVAIHKNARIEENVVLKGPCIIGEGCFVGAHAYLRGGVFLGEKVSVGPGCEIKSSCILPGSALAHFNFVGDSLLGSGVNMEAGSIICNHFNERIEKAIHVLVDHQKLATGVTKFGALVGDNVKIGANAVLSPGTILAPASVVKRLELVEQVQ; from the coding sequence ATGCTCTCCTTATCACACTATCTCGAGAACTTTGCCGCGCTTTTTCCCCGCCATGTAAACGAAGACCCCTGGACATTTTGTGCCAACATTCAATCGCTGTTGACCGAGCGCCTAAAAGGCTTGTCAACCGATTATGTGGTAAAGGGCCACGTGGCCATTCACAAGAACGCGCGGATAGAAGAGAACGTGGTGTTGAAAGGCCCTTGCATCATCGGCGAGGGTTGCTTTGTCGGAGCGCACGCCTATTTGCGCGGCGGTGTTTTCCTGGGCGAGAAGGTTTCGGTTGGGCCGGGATGCGAGATCAAATCGAGCTGCATTTTGCCGGGCAGTGCACTAGCGCATTTCAATTTTGTGGGCGATTCACTGCTGGGATCGGGAGTGAACATGGAAGCCGGAAGCATCATCTGCAATCATTTTAACGAACGAATCGAGAAGGCCATTCACGTGCTGGTGGATCATCAAAAACTGGCCACGGGTGTAACTAAATTTGGGGCGCTGGTGGGCGATAACGTGAAGATCGGGGCCAACGCCGTGTTGTCGCCGGGCACGATCCTGGCGCCTGCGAGTGTGGTGAAACGTCTGGAATTGGTAGAGCAAGTCCAATAG
- a CDS encoding SMP-30/gluconolactonase/LRE family protein: MRRILSLTILLLIMATGLTAQDLYGLYQAEDFTQENLFTNNIEGPAFDAQGNLFVVNYQKDGTIGLVQPNGTVSLFVTLPEGSVANSIQFTSKGKMLLADFKGHNVLQVNMKTKKISVYVHNDKFNQPNDFCINSRDQLFVSDPNWKESTGQLWRIDRGGKAVLLADQMGTTNGIELSPDERTLYVNESVQRKIWKFDVDGKGNISNKKLFAEFPDFGFDGMKCDEQGNLYVTRYGKGAVAVLSPAGDLIREIKLKGKNCSNLVFGGLNGKLVFVTLQDRKGMERFRNDVAGKYKGLQ, encoded by the coding sequence ATGCGCCGTATACTCTCGCTCACCATCCTCCTGTTGATCATGGCCACCGGGCTTACGGCCCAGGATTTGTATGGCCTTTATCAAGCCGAAGATTTCACCCAGGAAAATCTCTTCACCAACAACATCGAAGGTCCGGCGTTCGACGCGCAGGGAAACCTCTTTGTGGTGAACTATCAAAAGGATGGCACCATCGGATTGGTGCAGCCCAACGGCACCGTATCGCTTTTTGTGACCTTGCCGGAAGGCAGTGTGGCCAACAGCATCCAATTCACCAGCAAAGGCAAGATGTTGCTGGCCGATTTCAAAGGCCACAACGTGTTGCAGGTGAACATGAAAACGAAGAAGATCAGCGTCTACGTTCACAACGATAAATTCAACCAGCCCAATGACTTTTGCATCAATTCGCGCGATCAGCTTTTTGTGTCGGACCCCAATTGGAAAGAAAGCACGGGCCAGTTGTGGCGCATCGACCGCGGCGGCAAGGCGGTGTTGCTCGCCGACCAGATGGGCACCACCAACGGCATCGAGCTGAGCCCCGATGAACGCACCCTCTACGTGAACGAAAGCGTGCAGCGCAAGATCTGGAAGTTTGATGTGGACGGAAAAGGAAACATCTCCAACAAAAAACTCTTCGCCGAATTTCCCGATTTTGGTTTCGATGGCATGAAATGCGACGAACAAGGCAACCTGTATGTGACGCGCTATGGCAAAGGCGCCGTGGCCGTGTTGTCGCCCGCCGGTGATTTGATCCGTGAGATAAAATTGAAAGGGAAAAACTGCAGCAACCTCGTGTTTGGCGGCCTCAATGGAAAGCTCGTGTTTGTGACGTTGCAAGACCGCAAAGGCATGGAGCGTTTTCGCAACGACGTTGCCGGCAAGTACAAGGGGTTACAATAG
- a CDS encoding group III truncated hemoglobin: MKPDLSSRAQVEKLISAFYARVSEDALLGPVFRHVDWPHHLPIMVNFWSSMLLGDQSYRGNPFQKHIHLPIGREHFDQWLHLFYTTLNEHFSGPIAEEAKTRAASIATLFQHRLGLTA, from the coding sequence ATGAAGCCTGATCTGAGTTCGCGAGCGCAAGTAGAGAAGCTGATCAGCGCCTTTTACGCGCGGGTTTCGGAGGATGCCTTGCTGGGGCCTGTATTTAGACATGTTGACTGGCCGCACCATTTACCCATCATGGTCAACTTCTGGTCGTCCATGTTGCTGGGCGATCAATCGTATCGCGGCAACCCCTTTCAAAAACACATTCACCTGCCCATCGGCCGGGAGCACTTTGATCAATGGCTCCATCTTTTTTACACCACCCTCAATGAGCACTTTTCCGGCCCCATAGCCGAAGAAGCCAAGACACGGGCCGCCAGCATTGCCACCCTTTTCCAACACCGTTTGGGGCTTACCGCCTAA